The Streptomyces liliiviolaceus sequence CATAGGACAACAGCCGCCTCACGCCGGCGGGGCCGGGCACACCCACCCGGACCGGCAGGTTGATACCGCGTCCGCGCAACTCCTCGATCCAGGTCAGGACCGGCTCGGCGTCGAACCCGAACTGGGTGATGATGTCGCCTGCCAGGCCTTCGTCGGCGAGCAGGGCCGCTTTGTGTTCAAGCGCTGCCCACAGGGCCGCCTGCGGGATCTGCGGATGTCCTTCGGGGTATCCGCTCATGCCGATCTGCCGCACACCGTGCTGTTGCAGCAGTCCGGAACGGATGACGTCGAGTGAGTCCGTGTAGGGGCCGTGCGGGTCTGCCGGATCGCCTCCGACGACGAACACGTTCTCTTGTGTCCCGTCGCTCTGCAGGGCGGACAGGAATTCCCGCAGTTGTGCCGGTGAGTCCAGCCGCCTGGCTGAGACGTGCGGGACGGGGGTGAGGCCGAGACGGCTGACCGACTGCGCCGCGGTGCGTCGCAGCGTGAGGTCCTCGTTGCCGAGGTAGGTGACGTTGACTCGGGTGCCCGGGGGAACGGCTGCCGCGGCATCGGCCAGTTTCGGTGTGTCCTTGCCCGTCATTTCGAGCGAGAAGTCGCGCAGCAGCACTGCCGCTCCGGAGACTTGAGGTGTGGAAACGGTGGTCATCGTGCTCCTTGCTCGTATTCGGGGCGCCAGGCGTGGAGAGACGACTGCGGGCGCGCCGGGTCGTGCGCCGACAGCTTCTGATCCGGGTACGGCGGACGGGTGCCGCATCTGAGCTGCGTAATGGTGTGGGACAGGGGTCGTCTCACACGGTGTGCCTGCCACCGCCCCTTCCTCCCTCGGGCCGGGCGGTGGCAGGCGGACGGGAGGCTTTGCCCGGCCGACCGGTGTGCGGAGCGGGGCATGGCACCGGTCGGCCGGAGATGAGGGCTACCGGTCGCGGTAGGTGCTGCGGGCGAACTGCACGTAGGGGGCCGGGGCCACCGTGGCGCGGATGTGCACCTGCCGGTGGCTTTCCACGCCCGGCTTGGCCGAGACGGGGCTCTCGCCCCACACCACGCTCACCTCGGTGCCCGGTTCGCTGTGGGCGAGGTCGACGGTGGCGAGGGAGACCATGGCCCGCTCGTTGGCGATGTAGCCGACGTCCATGGAGATTCCGGCGAGCTGCCCGTCGACGAGCACCTTGTCGCTCTGGTGCAGGGCATAGCGGGCCTTGGGGAATTCGATGAACTTGGCCGGCAGGTCGTCGGACGCGTAGAGCGAGCCGATCGCGGCTGCGACGTCCTGGGCGTTCCACACCAGGGTGACCTTGGTGCGCCGCGGAGACTTGGCGACTTCTTCCAGGGCTTCGCGTCCCACGAAGTCGTGGTCGAAGGCGACGATGTTGCCGTAACCGATGTCGTACGGCGTCACGTAGTAGTCGGTGACGTCCTCGGAGTCCATCGAGCCGCCCAGCGAGCCCATTGCGGCGGTGGGCAGCCACTCCCGGTAGCCCTTGAGCTTGTCACCGGAGAAGACGGCCGGGAACGGGGCCGGCACCCACGCGGATTCGAGGTTGGCCGTGGAGTAGGCCTTGGCGCCGGCCCGCACCAGATCGAACTCGTCACCGGCGGCGAGGATGGCGTCCCGGACCTCCTCGCCCTCCTCCCACGGGCCGAACAGCTCGAAGCCGGGCTGGCCTGCCATGCCGTGTCGCAGTGCGCGTACCTGACGGCCGGCGATGGTGAACGTGGTCATGTGGAAGAACTTGACTGTCGGAACGGGAGCTCCGGTGACCTTCTCCAGCAGAGCGACCGCGTTGGGGCCCTGGACCTCGTAGCGGTACACCTTGGGCGGCCCGGCCACCCGGTCGTAGGAGTTGTCGTCACGCTCGGTGCTGGCGTCGTAGTCGCCGACTTCGAGGTTGTACTGCACCCAGTCCAGCACCATCGGGTGTCCGACGAGGTCGAACTGGTCCTGATCGAGGTGGAACAGCACCGCGTCACCGATGAGGTGTCCGTCGTGGTTGACGGCGACGTACTGCTTGGCACGGCCCGGGCCGAAGTTCTTGAAGCTGTTGACCCCGAGGTCCGACAGCAGCCGCAGCGCGTCGGGCCCCTGAATGTAGAGGTCCGTCATGTGGTGCGACTGGTCCAGCAGGGCGACCGAGTCGCGCCAGGCCCGCTGCTCGGTGCGCCAGTTGGTGAACTCCGCCGCGACCGGGAACGTGTGCGGCCGGATCGGGGAGTTGCGCAGCAGCGCCACGGCCCCGCCCGCTCGCTGGATCGCCTGCTCGACGCTCTCCTGGCTCATGTTCCGCCTTTCCGCCCTGAGCCACCGCATGGGATGCGTCGGCGGCTGCGGAACCATTCACCGCCGCCGCACCCGCAACCCATCTGTCTACTCAGTAGAATGTGTGTCTGTTGTACAGGACAGTAAGGCGTGGTTTACGTCAGCGCAATACAGGAGTCGAAATTGTCAACAATCAGAGGGCGCGCACGGCAGCCGTCCGTCACAGGGCAGCCCGGGCGTGATCCATCGGCGGACTGGTCCTCGACGGGGACACGAGCAACGCGAAGACGGACCCGGCTGCCGAGCCTTCCTCGTCGGCCGTCATCCGCGCGCCGGTGGCCGCTCGGCGCCACCGGTATCGCCGCTGCCCGCGCCGGGCTCGCCACCGCGCTGCCCCTCGCGGCCGGGATCGCGGCCGGGCATCCGGACTATGGCGCGATAGCCGCCATGGGCGCCCTCAACGGTGTCACCAGCGACACCCAGGGCGGCTACCGCGTGCGCACGCTCGGCATCACGGTTCCCCAGGCGGCCTGCGCCGTCGGACTCACCCTGGGCTCCCTGGTGTACGGCCAGGCATGGCTGACCGTCACCGTCGTGACGTGTGTGGCTCTGCTGTCCGGGATGATCTCCGCTCTGGGCCGTATCGCCTCCGTCTCAGGACTTCTGCTCCTGCTCAACACCGTGGTGGGTGCTGGCCTGCCGATGCCAGGTGCCTGGTGGCTGCCAGCGGTGCTGATGACATTGGGGGCACTGTTCTATCTGGCGCTCGCACTGGTCGCGTGGCCGCTGCGGCCCTGGGCCGTCGAGCGGGCCTCCGTCGCACATGCCTACCGGGCCACCGCAGACCTCCTGGCGTCCCGCACGCCGGACACGACGGACTACGACCAGACACGGCGCGCCCTCACCGAGGCCCTGAACAGGGCCTATGAACTGCTCCTGGCTGACCGGGGCGCATCGCGGGAAGGCGACGGCGGACGTACGCGACTGCTCGCGCAGTTGGATGCCCTCGCACCGCTGATCGAGACGGCTCCCACTCTGCTGCTCAGTACCCGGCGTGTGCCGGCCGCAGTTCCCCAAGAACTGCGGGACCTGGCCGATTCCATCGCGACAGGTCGCCAACTGGCCGAACGGAAGGCGCGAACCCCGCTCGGCCGCGCGGATCCCATCCTCGCCCGGGGGCTGGAACACGCAGCCGCGGCCGTTGCCGCCGCCCACGACAGCACACCCGCCGCGGAGAAGGATTCAAAAGCCCCGGCGTCCGCCGGTCCTGGCCGCCCGCGTGCCCTGCTCATACACCAGGCGTCCTGGCGTTACGGTCTGCGGCTGGCTGTGTGCATCGGCCTGGCGCAGACCATCATTTCGCTGGTGCCGATGCCGCGCTCATACTGGGTGCCGCTCACCGTGACGTTCGTCCTGAAGCCTGACTTCGGCTCCGTGTTCTCACGGTCGGTGCTGCGTGTCCTGGGAACTCTCCCAGGGCTGGCCGTCGCGGCCCTCGCTCTGGCGGCGGTGCCACGGGGCTGGTGGGACGTGCCGACCGTCATCGTCCTCGCCGCGCTCGTTCCCCTCCTCACACCGCGCGGGTACGGCCACCAGACGGCCGCCATCACGCCGCTGATCCTCTTGCTGTCCGACCTGCTCAGCAACGAGGGCTCCACGGTGCTCCTGGCCCGCCTGACCGACTCCGTGCTCGGCTGTGCAATCACCTTGGTGGCCGGCTATCTGCTGTGGCCGGAGAGCTGGCGCAGCCGGGTGGGGGCGCACCTGGCAGACACGGTCGAGGACTGCGCGCGGTACGTGGAGCACTCCCTCGGCGGCGCAGGCACGTCCTCCGGCGCGCTGCGGCGTGGTCTCTACCGTGACCTCTCGGCCGTCCGTACCGAGTTCGAGCGGGCGTTGAGCGAGCCCCCGCCTGCCGGTATCAGGGCACGGGCCTGGTGGCCCCTCGTCGGCGCCGCCGAGCGCGTCGTCGACATGACGACCGCGATACGTATCGAGATCGCCCATGGATCCGCGGTGCCCGGCGCCGAGGAGGTCTCCCGGCTGAGCCAGCGCCTCCGTCTGCTGGCGGACCGGCTCAGAGGGCTGTCGCACGGGTCCTCTTCCCTGACCGCCGTATCACTCCCGGTCCCGCTGTCTCTGCCGTCGGCTGTCCTGCAGCCGCTGAGCCGGGAGGTCGCGGCGATGGAAGAGGTGGCGCGCGGCCTTGACCCGGCGGCTGCCGCGTCCCGGAGGGCACGGCGGCGGTAGACGTGCGATACGCCCCGGCCAGGCACAAGGATGTGCCCGGCCGCAGGCTGTGTCAGGCCTGCACGGGCGGGGTGCCGTGGGTGTGGAAGGACTCGATGGTCTTCAGGCCCCAGGCCTGGCCCTTCTTGCGCTCGCTCTCCGTCCAGGTGACCAGCGGCCAGTCGGGGGCCAGTACCAGCCGGGTGAGGGGGTTGCACAGCTCGATCCGGTTGCCGCCGGGCTCGTACACGTACAGGAAGAACGTCTGCTGGATGGCATGCTTGTGCGGGCCCGTCTCGATGAACACACCGGTGTCCAGGGCGAGATCGGCGGCCCGCAGGATGTCCTCACGGGTGTCCGTGGCGAACGCGATGTGGTGCAGGCGCCCGGTCGAGCCGGTCCAGTCCTCGGTGTACACCACGTCGTAGGACTTGTTTGTAAAGGTCAGCCACTGGCCCGCGATGCGCCCGGAGTCCAGTTGGATCTGCTCTGTGGGACGCGCACCGAGCACCTGGCTCTGGAAGCCGCCGTTGGCGGCCACGTCCGCAGCCAAGAAGTTGACGTGATCCAGACGGCGTACGCCCACGCCGTGACCGGGCTTGGCCTGCGGCTGGTTCTTCAGGCCCGGCTTCAGCTCGTCCGGCGCCTGGTACCACTCGCTCTCCCAGTAAAGGGCGATCTCGTGGCCGTCGGGGTCAGCGGTGACATACAGCTGTCCCAGGCCGGGTTCGCCCTCGGTCCACCGGCCCGCGTGCCCAGCATTCTCCAACTCCTTCACCCTGCGGTGGAGAGCTTCTTCGCTGGAGGTGCGCAGTGCGGTGCGCCGGACGCCGGACGTGGTGTGCGCTGTCAGGACGAGACTGTGGTGCTCGTAGTCGTCCCAGGTCCGCAGGTAGACGGAGTCACCTGACTGTCCGCTCACCGTCAGGCCGAGGTAGTCGGTGAAGAAGCCGACGCTCGCGTCCAGGTCCGGGGTGAGCAGTTCGACGTGCCCGAGATGGGCGATGTCACCGAGGGGCGGGGTCATGGGCGTATCTCCTTTTCGGAAGGGGAGGAAGGCGGCGTCGGTGCGGTCGGCTGTGCCGAGTCGCGAAGGGACTGGATGACGCCGGCGATGTGTGCGCGAGCGGCGGTTTCGGCTGCTCGTGGGTCACGAGCCCTGATCCCGTCGATCACTGCCTGGTGCTCTCGCAGGGACTGCTGCGGGCGGCCCGGCCGCAGGGCCAGCTGGAAGTGGTGGCGGATCAGCTGGGCGTTGAGCCGGGCCAGGAGATCGCCGGACGGATGAGGACCTGCCAGCGAGATCCACTGTCCGTGCATCTGGCGGTTCAATTCGGTGTACGAAACGAGGTCGCCGTCGGTCACGGCCGCGGCCATCCGTGCGTTCATGTCGTCGAGTTCATCGATCTGCGCGGCCGTGGCCGCTGTGGCCGCCCTGGCCGCGCACAGACCTTCAAGGGCCATGCGGCATTCGGTGATGGCCACGGCTTCCTTCACGGTGATCACTTTGACCCGCGCCCCCTGATTGAGGACCCGCTCGACCAGCCCTTGGGCAGCAAGGTCGAGAAGGGCCGCACGCACGCTGTTCCTCGTGACGGTCAGCCGTTCGGCGAACTCAGGCTCCAGCAGCCGCTGGCCAGGGGCGAGTTCACCGAGCAGGATCGCCTGCCGCAGGTACTCACGCGCATGCCGGCGAGCGAGCTCACCGGAGCTGGCCCGGATAGGTTGGGACATAGCTGCCTATCTCGTGGAAGTAGGGGAGCTGCGGTGCCCGGCCGCCTTCAGTTGGGGTGGCCGGTGTTTGTGGGCGGAGGCAGCTGAAGCAAGGGGCTCAGACACCGCTCGACGCAATGGCCAGCAGACGTCGGGCCTTGAGTTCGGTCTCGTCCCACTCGCGTTCGGGGTCAGAACCCCAGGTGATGCCGGCGCCCGTGCCGAACCGCAGCAGACCTGCCTGCCGGTCGATCCAGAAAGTACGGATGCCGACAGCAAGTTCACCGCACTTCCGGTCGGCATCGACCCATCCGATCGCACCGCAGTAGGGACCGCGCGGGGACGGTTCGAGCATCCGGATGAGCTGAAGCGCACGCTCTTTGGGCGCTCCCGTCACCGAACCGGGCGGCAGAGCCGCCCCGAGCAGTTCCGGCCACCCCGTCCCCTCAACCAGTTCGCCTTGGACAGAGGAGACGAGGTGAACCAGCCCAGGATGCTTCTCCACGGCACAAAGGTCCGGAACGACTACGCTGCCTGGAGTGCACACTCGGCCCAGATCGTTGCGTACCAGGTCCACGATCATGACGTTCTCCGCGTGATCCTTGTCCAGGAGATCGGCTTCCGTGCGGCCGGTCCCCTTGATGGGGCTCGAA is a genomic window containing:
- a CDS encoding methylenetetrahydrofolate reductase codes for the protein MTTVSTPQVSGAAVLLRDFSLEMTGKDTPKLADAAAAVPPGTRVNVTYLGNEDLTLRRTAAQSVSRLGLTPVPHVSARRLDSPAQLREFLSALQSDGTQENVFVVGGDPADPHGPYTDSLDVIRSGLLQQHGVRQIGMSGYPEGHPQIPQAALWAALEHKAALLADEGLAGDIITQFGFDAEPVLTWIEELRGRGINLPVRVGVPGPAGVRRLLSYAARFGVGTSTSIARKYGLSLTNLMSTAGPDRFIHTLAERYDPATHGEVKLHFYTFGGLGATSAWIDGFRTKEGLK
- a CDS encoding aminomethyl transferase family protein, which gives rise to MSQESVEQAIQRAGGAVALLRNSPIRPHTFPVAAEFTNWRTEQRAWRDSVALLDQSHHMTDLYIQGPDALRLLSDLGVNSFKNFGPGRAKQYVAVNHDGHLIGDAVLFHLDQDQFDLVGHPMVLDWVQYNLEVGDYDASTERDDNSYDRVAGPPKVYRYEVQGPNAVALLEKVTGAPVPTVKFFHMTTFTIAGRQVRALRHGMAGQPGFELFGPWEEGEEVRDAILAAGDEFDLVRAGAKAYSTANLESAWVPAPFPAVFSGDKLKGYREWLPTAAMGSLGGSMDSEDVTDYYVTPYDIGYGNIVAFDHDFVGREALEEVAKSPRRTKVTLVWNAQDVAAAIGSLYASDDLPAKFIEFPKARYALHQSDKVLVDGQLAGISMDVGYIANERAMVSLATVDLAHSEPGTEVSVVWGESPVSAKPGVESHRQVHIRATVAPAPYVQFARSTYRDR
- a CDS encoding FUSC family protein; protein product: MSTIRGRARQPSVTGQPGRDPSADWSSTGTRATRRRTRLPSLPRRPSSARRWPLGATGIAAARAGLATALPLAAGIAAGHPDYGAIAAMGALNGVTSDTQGGYRVRTLGITVPQAACAVGLTLGSLVYGQAWLTVTVVTCVALLSGMISALGRIASVSGLLLLLNTVVGAGLPMPGAWWLPAVLMTLGALFYLALALVAWPLRPWAVERASVAHAYRATADLLASRTPDTTDYDQTRRALTEALNRAYELLLADRGASREGDGGRTRLLAQLDALAPLIETAPTLLLSTRRVPAAVPQELRDLADSIATGRQLAERKARTPLGRADPILARGLEHAAAAVAAAHDSTPAAEKDSKAPASAGPGRPRALLIHQASWRYGLRLAVCIGLAQTIISLVPMPRSYWVPLTVTFVLKPDFGSVFSRSVLRVLGTLPGLAVAALALAAVPRGWWDVPTVIVLAALVPLLTPRGYGHQTAAITPLILLLSDLLSNEGSTVLLARLTDSVLGCAITLVAGYLLWPESWRSRVGAHLADTVEDCARYVEHSLGGAGTSSGALRRGLYRDLSAVRTEFERALSEPPPAGIRARAWWPLVGAAERVVDMTTAIRIEIAHGSAVPGAEEVSRLSQRLRLLADRLRGLSHGSSSLTAVSLPVPLSLPSAVLQPLSREVAAMEEVARGLDPAAAASRRARRR
- a CDS encoding catechol 2,3-dioxygenase, coding for MTPPLGDIAHLGHVELLTPDLDASVGFFTDYLGLTVSGQSGDSVYLRTWDDYEHHSLVLTAHTTSGVRRTALRTSSEEALHRRVKELENAGHAGRWTEGEPGLGQLYVTADPDGHEIALYWESEWYQAPDELKPGLKNQPQAKPGHGVGVRRLDHVNFLAADVAANGGFQSQVLGARPTEQIQLDSGRIAGQWLTFTNKSYDVVYTEDWTGSTGRLHHIAFATDTREDILRAADLALDTGVFIETGPHKHAIQQTFFLYVYEPGGNRIELCNPLTRLVLAPDWPLVTWTESERKKGQAWGLKTIESFHTHGTPPVQA
- a CDS encoding GntR family transcriptional regulator, translated to MSQPIRASSGELARRHAREYLRQAILLGELAPGQRLLEPEFAERLTVTRNSVRAALLDLAAQGLVERVLNQGARVKVITVKEAVAITECRMALEGLCAARAATAATAAQIDELDDMNARMAAAVTDGDLVSYTELNRQMHGQWISLAGPHPSGDLLARLNAQLIRHHFQLALRPGRPQQSLREHQAVIDGIRARDPRAAETAARAHIAGVIQSLRDSAQPTAPTPPSSPSEKEIRP
- a CDS encoding chorismate-binding protein; translation: MRNADALACWEGVFATCLLDVTDDPAALDSRGFWVVVADFEGKVTCARFRDLHRRPAPALVSVPWAGPRRQEWSTSLDRQAYITAVGRIRDHIAAGEVYQANLCRVLSAPLARDADIQALAGVLRQRNPAPYAGVVRLPGQGLEIATASPELFLRRRGRTVTSSPIKGTGRTEADLLDKDHAENVMIVDLVRNDLGRVCTPGSVVVPDLCAVEKHPGLVHLVSSVQGELVEGTGWPELLGAALPPGSVTGAPKERALQLIRMLEPSPRGPYCGAIGWVDADRKCGELAVGIRTFWIDRQAGLLRFGTGAGITWGSDPEREWDETELKARRLLAIASSGV